The following are encoded in a window of Eschrichtius robustus isolate mEscRob2 chromosome 1, mEscRob2.pri, whole genome shotgun sequence genomic DNA:
- the CFL2 gene encoding cofilin-2 isoform X1 → MGVFQKVPQWRNPAPFSGNHKRIKETPWSAIRLTRAQPLELRPGPREALWKRPQWEPADGTGGAPALEASELGPGVRTTAAQPAGAAARARALGQAEDAGGAGGLERLPGACPRDHPALAAAPRAAAAFWAALPACPALAASRPPLLPFAAPHRRSPSRRRSFNRGRYGFWSYSE, encoded by the coding sequence ATGGGGGTTTTCCAAAAAGTCCCACAATGGAGGAATCCAGCCCCTTTCAGTGGAAACCACAAGCGAATAAAAGAGACACCTTGGAGCGCCATTCGCCTCACACGCGCCCAACCCCTGGAGCTGCGCCCTGGCCCTCGGGAGGCACTGTGGAAACGCCCGCAGTGGGAGCCGGCGGACGGGACGGGTGGCGCCCCGGCGTTGGAGGCCTCCGAGTTGGGGCCCGGGGTTCGGACCACGGCCGCACAGCCCGCGGGGGCagctgcgcgcgcgcgcgcgctggGTCAGGCCGAGGACGCGGGGGGTGCCGGCGGGCTGGAGCGCCTGCCCGGGGCGTGCCCACGTGACCACCCCGCCCTCGCCGCAGCCCCCCGAGCGGCCGCCGCCTTTTGGGCCGCACTCCCGGCGTGCCCCGCACTCGCCGCCTCCCGGCCGCCCCTCCTTCCCTTCGCAGCGCCACACCGCCGGAGCCCGAGCCGCCGCCGCAGCTTCAACCGCGGGCGCTATG